One uncultured Draconibacterium sp. genomic window, GCTGGAAAAGTATCTTTGTTTTTCTGACCCTGTTTTCTGTTGTTCTTTTTATTTCGTTTTGCTTCCTTATTCCCGAATCGCGGGATAAGGAACTAATAACGCGAAAGTTTACCACAAAACAACTGTTCGAAAAATACCGGATTTTCTTTTCGAACCGGCAATCAACAACCATGCTTTTTGCCATTAGTCTGCCCATGTCGGGCATGTATATTTTTATTACTTCCGCTTCGTTTATTTACATCGAATATTTTAATATCGACCAGCTGCGCTTTCCTATATTTTTTGGGGCAAATGTAGTTCTGAATATTTTATTGTCGCTTTTAAATACCTATTTACTGCGGAAATACAAACCCGGCCAGATATTGCGGGTAGGATTGCTAATTCAGTTGCTCGCCGGTATTGCACTGGCAGTTGCCGTTCGTTTACCTGAACCTCAATTGTGGGCCGTATTTGCTTCGATCGTACTTTTTATTGGCAGTTTAGGTTTGGTTTTTGGTAACGGAACTGCGGCCATTTTAAACCATAATCCTGAAGTGGCCGGTTCGGCAAATGCTACCATCGGAATTGCCCGTTTTGCTTTAAGTTTCCTGATTGGCAGTATAATGGCTTTGTTTCATACCGGCGATTTAATACCATTTGGTACCATTTTATTGCTTTGTTCATTAAGCGGAAATGTGCTTTTTTCAGTAGCTTTGAAGATGGAACCAAAAAACTGAAAAGATGGCTGAACCAACATGCGAAAACTGCAAATTACGCGAGAAGTACGACAATAATCCAAAGTCGTTTTTAGGACGGTTTTGGCGCTGGCACATTGGATTTTGTCCGGGCTGGAAAGCTTTTATGAAATCGCTCGACGAAGACAAAAAACAAGAGTTGCGTGTAAAGTATAATCTGAAAACAAAATAAACAAAACTGAAATACCGGTTTTGTTGTTCATTAACTCTTTTTGTTACTCCGGATAAAACTGAATATTTCGGGTTAAATTTTGAATCTTTAACCATGATTTATGAGTATTATTAATTCGGAGCGGGTATTTTTATATAAATTTGCAAAATTTTTTACGTAAAAGGATTATGGCGAAGATCATCAACGAAGTATCAAGAACATTCAACGAGTATTTGATTATCCCTGGTTTAACCTCGAAAGAGGATACACCCGATAATGTAAGTTTAAAAACTCCGCTCACCCGGTTCACAAAAGGGCAGTCGGCAAAAATCGAATTAAAAACACCTTTTGTTTCGGCAATTATGCAATCGGTTTCCGATAGCGGAATGGCCATTGCTCTGGCTAAAGAAGGAGGTGTTTCTTTCATATTTGGGTCGCAAACCATTAAAAACCAGGCTAAGATGGTGCGCACTGTTAAAAAGCATAAAGCTGGTTTTGTTGAAAGTCGAGCCAACATTAAGCCGGAAGAAACACTATCTGATGTTATTGCTGTAAAAAACAGAACCGGTTTTTCTACCATTGGTGTAACCGATGACGGCACACCTAACGGAATTTTTGTGGGAATTGTTACCGGTCGCGATTATCGAACCAGCAAAGACAGCCTCGATAAAAAAGTAGA contains:
- a CDS encoding multidrug effflux MFS transporter, giving the protein MTISRTSKIFFPTLTIALAALVAMSPFAIDTYIAALPVMASFFGVEIHVVELTITLYFFGFALGNFIGGPISDSFGRKTVALTGIALYGFSALLIPFCPKIEYILLLRVIQAFGGGFATVTANVFVRDWYSGKQVARFVTILSMIIMLAPLFAPIIGAGLIHWWGWKSIFVFLTLFSVVLFISFCFLIPESRDKELITRKFTTKQLFEKYRIFFSNRQSTTMLFAISLPMSGMYIFITSASFIYIEYFNIDQLRFPIFFGANVVLNILLSLLNTYLLRKYKPGQILRVGLLIQLLAGIALAVAVRLPEPQLWAVFASIVLFIGSLGLVFGNGTAAILNHNPEVAGSANATIGIARFALSFLIGSIMALFHTGDLIPFGTILLLCSLSGNVLFSVALKMEPKN